From the Musa acuminata AAA Group cultivar baxijiao chromosome BXJ1-2, Cavendish_Baxijiao_AAA, whole genome shotgun sequence genome, one window contains:
- the LOC135607982 gene encoding palmitoyl-acyl carrier protein thioesterase, chloroplastic-like, with protein sequence MVASMAVASAFFPGPSSSSVVSAKASKAIGEGPENLGVRGIVAKPMSVSGAMEVKAQAQALPKVNGTKVGLKTEAQKVEEDSPSAPRTFYNQLPDWSFLFAAITTIFLAAEKQFTLIDWKPRRPDMLADAFGLGKIMPDGLVFRQNFSIRSYEIGADRTASIETLMNHLQETALNHVRSVGLLGDGFGSTPEMSKRNLIWVVTKMQVIVEKYPSWEDVVEVDSWVAPSGKNGMRRDWHVRDYRTGKTVLRATSVWVMMNKQTRKLSKIPEEVRAEIGSYFVDRGPIIEDDSRKLAKLDDSTADYVRKGLTPRWGDLDINQHVNNVKYIGWIIESAPISILESHELAGMTLEYRRECGKDSMLQSLTAVDDDDGDGSAPEGSPGAGIECRHLLRLECGAEIVRGRTEWRPKRAQGLETKGPLQAATV encoded by the exons ATGGTTGCTTCCATGGCGGTGGCCTCGGCCTTCTTCCCCGGCCCGTCTTCCTCGTCTGTGGTTTCAGCAAAAGCATCAAAAGCCATTGGTGAAGGCCCTGAAAACTTGGGCGTCCGAGGCATTGTAGCCAAGCCTATGTCAGTGTCAGGTGCCATGGAGGTTAAGGCGCAGGCCCAAGCACTTCCTAAGGTCAACGGTACTAAGGTCGGCCTGAAAACTGAAGCCCAAAAGGTCGAGGAAGATTCTCCATCGGCACCGAGAACATTCTACAATCAACTGCCGGACTGGAGCTTTCTTTTTGCTGCCATAACAACTATCTTCTTGGCTGCGGAGAAGCAATTTACCCTGATTGACTGGAAGCCCAGGCGGCCTGACATGCTTGCTGATGCATTTGGGCTCGGGAAGATCATGCCAGATGGGCTAGTTTTCAGGCAGAATTTCTCCATCAGGTCTTATGAGATAGGGGCAGATCGAACAGCTTCTATAGAGACTTTAATGAACCATCTACAG GAAACAGCTCTTAACCATGTAAGGAGCGTTGGCCTCCTAGGTGATGGCTTTGGTTCGACCCCTGAAATGAGCAAGAGAAATTTGATCTGGGTTGTCACAAAAATGCAGGTCATTGTAGAAAAATATCCTTCCTG GGAAGATGTTGTTGAAGTAGATTCATGGGTGGCTCCATCTGGGAAAAATGGGATGCGCCGTGACTGGCATGTTCGTGACTACCGAACAGGGAAAACTGTTCTGAGAGCAACCAG TGTGTGGGTAATGATGAACAAACAGACAAGGAAATTGTCTAAAATTCCAGAGGAAGTTAGGGCAGAAATAGGATCCTATTTTGTGGATCGTGGTCCTATTATAGAGGATGATAGCAGAAAGCTAGCAAAGCTTGATGATAGTACTGCAGATTATGTTCGAAAGGGGCTGACT CCTCGATGGGGTGATTTGGATATCAACCAACATGTGAACAATGTTAAGTATATTGGCTGGATCATCGAG AGTGCCCCAATCTCAATCCTGGAGAGCCATGAGCTCGCCGGAATGACATTAGAATACAGGAGGGAATGCGGGAAGGATAGCATGCTGCAATCGCTCACGGCTGTCGACGATGATGACGGCGATGGCAGCGCCCCTGAAGGATCACCCGGGGCTGGCATTGAGTGCCGGCATCTTCTGCGTCTCGAATGTGGGGCCGAGATCGTGAGGGGTCGGACCGAGTGGAGGCCTAAGCGTGCTCAGGGTCTCGAAACCAAGGGGCCACTTCAAGCTGCTACCGTGTAA